The DNA segment GCAAAAAAAGGAGTAAGGGATTATTACGAAGCTAAAGTAGGAACCACCAATAATCAGCTTCAGGCGCTTGCCACAGCCAAAGATCTTAAATTGAATCAAATTGATATAAAAATCAGCCAGCTTAAAAACAAGCTCGCAGGTGAAGAAGCAGAACTTGCCGCTGCAACCAATGAGCTTAAGCTTTCTGAAGACCAATATACCAGACAGAAAAAAATGTATGATGAAGGGCTGGTTTCTTTAACTCAGTTCCAGCAACGAAGCATATCTTATCAGAATGCTATCGCTAAAAAAACGGCTTCCGAAAATAAGGTAGCTCAAACCCGTCAGGAAATCTCGAATATGGCGATCGAGCAGAACGCAGTAATTCAGGATTATACCGAAAAGCTAAGTAAAACCGAAGGAGAGAGATTTCAGAGCATGGGACAGATTGAAGGCAGCGAAGGAGATATTGCCAAGCTGGAAAACCAGGTAGCCAATTATAAATTCCGCCAGGGACTTTACTTTATTGTTGCTTCCCAGGATGGCCAGGTTGTTCAGCTTAATAAAGCAGGAATCGGGGAAATTCTTAAAGAAACGGAAAGCATCGGGATTATTGTTCCGAAAACGGTAGATTATGCTGTTGAAATTTACATTAAACCGGTTGATCTTCCGCTTATTAAAGAAGGACAGCGCGTAATGTGTATTTTTGATGGGTTCCCGGCTATCGTATTCTCGGGATGGCCGGATTCAAGCTACGGAACATTCGCCGGAAAAGTAATTGCCATTGAAAATAACATTAGTGCGAACGGCCTTTTCAAAGCCCTGATCGTGGAAGATAAAACCCAGAAAAGATGGCCTCCAAAAATCAGAATGGGCACCGGAGTTCAGGGAATTGCCATTCTGAATGATGTTCCGGTCTGGTACGAACTATGGCGGAATATCAATGGTTTCCCGCCAGATTATTATGAAGTTAAAACTGCAAAAAACGGTCAGAATGAAAAACAGAAATAAAATCATATTTCTCTTTGCCATACTGTTTTGTGGAATGCTTTCAGCACAGGATTCACTGAAAATATCCGCAAAGGAATTTATTTCCATTGTAAAAAATTACCATCCCTTAGCCCTAAAATATCAGCTTCAGAATAAAATTGCAACAGCAGAAATTACCAGCGCAAGAGGAAATTTCGATCCGGTTCTTGGCGGAAAGCTTGGAGAAAAAAACATTGACGGAATACAATACTATCGACAAAGGAATCTGGAGCTTGGCATCCCAACATGGTACGGGATTGATCTTACGGCTAGCTACAACTACATAGATGGGGAAAAACTCAATAACAGCGATACTAAAGGCGGACTCTATCAGTTTGGGGTTACTGTTCCATTGGCTAAAAACCTTTTGTATGATAAAAGAAGAGCCATGCTGGAACAGGCTAAATACGCCCTGAAAATGACCGAAGCAGAACAGGCAGTTCTTACCAACGATCTCCTTCTGGAGGCCGAAAACACCTATTGGGAATGGGTCAAGAACTTTGAAATTTACCAGCTTCAGCGCAGAGCTGTTTTAATTAATGAAGAACGTCTTGAGCTCACAAAAAAGACATTTAATTTTGGTGAAAGGCCTGCCATTGATACCGTAGAAGCAGCCTCACAGCTACAGAGCTTCCGGCTTCAGGAGCGGGATGCCTTCCTGAATTTCGTGAAAAGCACACAGGATTTACAGCTTTTTTTATGGAAAGATAACAGAGATCTTTATGACTTGGCTGCTATGATTTATCCTTCAGATACAATGAGCAGCAGTGAAGCTTTCAATAACTTTGAAATGCTGATACAGCAGGTGGAAAATCAAAATCTGAGCGATCATTTTTCGCTACAATATTATTTTCAAAAACAAAATATTCTTGAAAGCGAAAGAAGATTAAAATGGCAAAGCTTTCTTCCTAAGCTTGATTTTACCTATAATTTTTTTAACAAAGAAAATTACAGAGCAGATTACCTACCGCTTTTTGACAATAATTTCCAATACGGACTGAAGCTGGAAATCCCTATTTTCCAAAGAGAGGCGAGAGCCAATTACCAGATTGCAAAACTTAAAATTGAACAAAACACATTGGATACCCAGGTGAAAAGAAGAGAACTTGAAACAAAAATCCTTACTTATAAAAATGAAGTGACTAACTATCATTCGCAGATTGATATTGCTCGGGATAATCTTACAAATTACCAGCGGCTTCTTCAGGCTGAAGAGATCCGCTATAACAATGGGGAAAGCTCACTGTTCCTTATCAACTCAAGGGAAAATAAGATGATTGACGCTCAGGAAAAATTTATTCTTCTCAACAATAAATTCCTGAAAAGCTACAACAAACTAAAGTGGATGAAAGAAAATTTTCAGTTTAATTAAAATTATTTAGGGAAAATCTTATTCCTCGGATAATTTTTCCGACTGGGAGCCAATAAACGGAATTTTCGGAGCCAGGAAATACCCGGTGAGACTTGCAAAAAGTATTGGAACGAAAT comes from the Chryseobacterium nepalense genome and includes:
- a CDS encoding HlyD family secretion protein — protein: MKIQSFDNIYNIHKKSYVKRWFLSFFILAIIVLFLPWTQNIKVVGNVTTLYQEQRPQQLNSPIPGKIIKWYVKNGDYIKKGDTILQLSEVKDDYFDPLLVKRTEQQVEAKKGVRDYYEAKVGTTNNQLQALATAKDLKLNQIDIKISQLKNKLAGEEAELAAATNELKLSEDQYTRQKKMYDEGLVSLTQFQQRSISYQNAIAKKTASENKVAQTRQEISNMAIEQNAVIQDYTEKLSKTEGERFQSMGQIEGSEGDIAKLENQVANYKFRQGLYFIVASQDGQVVQLNKAGIGEILKETESIGIIVPKTVDYAVEIYIKPVDLPLIKEGQRVMCIFDGFPAIVFSGWPDSSYGTFAGKVIAIENNISANGLFKALIVEDKTQKRWPPKIRMGTGVQGIAILNDVPVWYELWRNINGFPPDYYEVKTAKNGQNEKQK
- a CDS encoding TolC family protein, which encodes MKNRNKIIFLFAILFCGMLSAQDSLKISAKEFISIVKNYHPLALKYQLQNKIATAEITSARGNFDPVLGGKLGEKNIDGIQYYRQRNLELGIPTWYGIDLTASYNYIDGEKLNNSDTKGGLYQFGVTVPLAKNLLYDKRRAMLEQAKYALKMTEAEQAVLTNDLLLEAENTYWEWVKNFEIYQLQRRAVLINEERLELTKKTFNFGERPAIDTVEAASQLQSFRLQERDAFLNFVKSTQDLQLFLWKDNRDLYDLAAMIYPSDTMSSSEAFNNFEMLIQQVENQNLSDHFSLQYYFQKQNILESERRLKWQSFLPKLDFTYNFFNKENYRADYLPLFDNNFQYGLKLEIPIFQREARANYQIAKLKIEQNTLDTQVKRRELETKILTYKNEVTNYHSQIDIARDNLTNYQRLLQAEEIRYNNGESSLFLINSRENKMIDAQEKFILLNNKFLKSYNKLKWMKENFQFN